In Brevibacterium pigmentatum, the sequence CGCCATGCGGGTCTCGCCAACTCCGGTGCTGCGCATCGCGGCGTCGACGTATATCAACGTCGTCCGGAACACTCCGCTGACCCTCGTGATGTTCTTCTGCGCCTTCGGACTGCCGTTCCTCGACATCCGTTTCGGGTCGTCGAGTTCGTTCAACTCCTTCGTCTACGCCACGATCGCCCTCATCGCCTACACCGCCTGCTTCGTGGCCGAGACCTTGAAGTCGGGAATCTCGACGATTCCCGTCGGACAGGCCGAAGCCGCCCGAGCCGTGGGCCTGAGCTTCGGCCAGACCCTGGGCGAAGTGGTCCTGCCGCAGGCCTTCCGCACGGTCATCCCGCCGCTGGGCAGTGTGATCATCGCGATGCTCAAGAACACGTCGATCGCCTCGGCGTTCAACAACCGAGAGCTGATCTCGGCGATGCGCAATGCCATCGAAGTCCGCGGTGACCTCGTCATTCCGCTGCTCTTCGGCACCGCGCTGGCCTACCTGATCCTGGCTCTGCTGCTCGGCCGTGTCTTCGACTACCTGGAGAAGAAGCTGGTGATTCTGCGATGAGCGCACCGACCCAAGTGCTGTTCGACGAGCCGGGCCCGAAGTCGCGCCGGAACAACATCATCCTCTCGATCGTGTCACTGATCGTGCTGTTGGCACTCGTGGCCTTCGTGATCTGGAAGTTCGCCGACGCCGGTCAGCTCGAACCCGATAAGTGGTATCCGTTCACCTTCGCGCAGATCCAGATGGTGCTGCTCGAAGGCATGCTCGCCACCCTCAAGGTGGCGGTCGTGGCATCGGTCCTCGCACTGGTGGTGGGCGTGGTCTTCGCCCTC encodes:
- a CDS encoding amino acid ABC transporter permease gives rise to the protein MDFLELLQMFLSGAWGTIRLFTVALIGSMILGTVLAAMRVSPTPVLRIAASTYINVVRNTPLTLVMFFCAFGLPFLDIRFGSSSSFNSFVYATIALIAYTACFVAETLKSGISTIPVGQAEAARAVGLSFGQTLGEVVLPQAFRTVIPPLGSVIIAMLKNTSIASAFNNRELISAMRNAIEVRGDLVIPLLFGTALAYLILALLLGRVFDYLEKKLVILR